The genomic interval GTTACAAAACAGACAACAGCTGCCACGTCACAGCTACAGTCACGAACCAGTGTGCCATAACACCGGACTACATGTTTCAATATACCACTTCACAGCAATGCTCACGAACCAAAATGCCATAACATCTCACTACATGATTCAATATAAGTCGAACAACCTAAAAGGTCTGAGATATTAGATAGGTGGAAGTCCAATGAATTACCCCAAACAAAATAAGCAACCAAAAACTTATTACCCTTGAACCTGGTTGCAAAATTCAGACCAGCACTCTGCTTCACACTTACTATCAGAGTCGGTGTAACTGAATAACAGGATCCACCTCATAGCAGCATCAGCTAAGGTAAAAACACGTTCAATGTCTGTCCACCTTTTACACCAACACGGCAACTACGACCCCTCTCAAGGCCAATACTTTCACAATCACCGAAGACCAAAGAGTATAATCAGGTTAAAAATCAGAAGGATATTATGACAATCTGGGAGGGAAAGTGAACTAAAGACCTTACCAATAACAAAATCATTCAGTGAAAATTAGTTAATTCATTGTTCCCTGAAACCAGCATACAGCTGTTCACAAGCAGCATCAAGATTATGATCATCCATCTACGAAATAAACAAGCATGAAAGGCCACAACATTATCATCATCCGGCCAGATTATGATCATCCATCTACGATCTACAAACAGCATCAGCtaaaacatcatcatcatcatccagCCATCAGCACCATTCACTCTTTTCCCCGAACATAACTATAAAACCCAGTATATGGTTCATAATGAGTCAAATTCTAGTACACAACCAACAAGAAATAGTGACCATGCATgcttgagagaaaaaaaaaaaagtcaaggtTTTTCCTTGTTTACTGCTATGCTATTTTTTTGAGGGGGAGGGGGAAGCAAAAGGTGATAAGTACGTCACAGTGCATTGgttttcttaacataaaataagTATAAAAAAATGCAATTAGAAGGGGGAGGGACTGGTAGAAGTGCAGACCCATAGTCCAAAAATTATTATAACATAACAAAATATTTTGCAGATCCTTTAATATGAAGACTACAAACTAAGAAGTCATAAGAGCACCAAACCGTCCCAACTCAGACAAACTAAATTGCCTCAACTAAGTAAAAGATGCATAGAGCTAAATTTAATAAGTTTCAACACAGAAAGAAACCCAGTCCTACCAAAGCTAACATTTAAAACTCTGACTAGAACATGCATAATGAACAAAGCCGCTCCATAATAGAACCACAACCCACAGAGATATCCTGTTCTAGAGGCCTCCAACAAATATCATTCCCCTGCCGCAATCACTCCTACAAATACAAACCAAGAACAACATGTCAAATACAAAGGCAACAGTCATAATCAAAATGAAAGTAATCTTGGGTGGAAAAGCTCACATCAACATCTGAATTGCGTGGGGATGGACTCCGAGAATCAGCAGGGTCGCCTCGCGGGGAAACACTTCGGGTTGGCGTTGGAGATCGATCGTTGCGCCCACGTATGTCAGGACTTTCACCCCTGGACGGAGATGGTGTTCGGCGAGGAGACAGACTCCTCCTGGGACTGTGACTACGCCGAGCAGGGGAGGCactatgaataaaataaaataaaaaataataaaaatctgatGATTAGAGCATAAGAATTAGAAAAGTTCAAACCTTTCAAATGATGGACTTCGACGACTCCTACGCTCATCATCAAGCCGGCCCCTTCCACGCCCTCTGTAATATTCAGGACTAACACTGCGGCTCCTACTTCGATGGCGATAGTCTCTTTCCCTCCCACGGTACCTGTCACGATCATACCTATCATAACTTCTACTACGACTTCTCTTCCTGTAATAATCCCTGTCCTTGTAGTCATCTCGGTGtctgaaacttttttttttttttttaaaagagaaaaAATCAGCAACTACAAACACAAATTTACTAATGAACCCAAAACAAAGAAATGCAGataagaagttttgaaaaaactTAGATCATACATAAAGAAAATAAAGTTCATCCCTCTGCTTCGAATTTAAAGGAATTTCAGATTAAGTCCAAAAATCATgcataaacataaacataaataaaGTAAAACAACACTAAATGCAAAATTACTAATAAAACTCAAACTAAAAGAAAAACAGGGTAAAAGTTCAAACAACGAAAGTTTGTGCACAAAGAAAATAAAGGCAATCCCTCTCATTGCCGCAAATTTTAGGAAATATCATAGTGAGTCCAAAGAACATGCATAAACATGAGTAACGAAGGCAGCAGAAGAGAATGACCACCTTGAATGAAATTCCAATATCGAAGTATTGCCTAAGTGGATTCTACAATATTAACTCTTTTTTGAATTTGTTTAGGGTTACACTGAGGGTGATAGCGTGGGATGCTGGTTACCTGAAGCCAGGACCTTAGGGTACAATTCATCTTCACCATTTAACTCAGCAGCACTGCTGTGATTAGTACTTTATGGAACGTGGCAGTTAGACATGTCTagtaattcacatttcttcaaacAAAAATATGTTACTGAATTCTGGGACATCATTCAATATGACCAATAAGATCTTGCACCAGTCAGTAACACAAGGATTTAGCAGACCAACATCCATTGAACTAATCCTCAGGAACCAGAGATTTGGATTGCTGGGCCATGAGAGCATCAGTTACAACACAGAAACAGTATCTCTAGCGGGTTATCAAGTATGTTAACCTAGGCATTGGCATGGGAGTCAAATAATCATAATAAGCCACACAAACCATTCCAGTTTCATGAACTAATTGAGATGTAAAGTGTGCCTCCTGTTTTTGATCTGCAGCTCACTGTCATTGCACACGGTAAAATTTTAATAAGAAAACTTGAGCTTCCTTAAACTATATAGAAGAGTTTTTTTATAACAAGACCATCCACTGTCGAGCTGATGTTGCAAGTTTTTAGACAACATACCTGTTAATACATGGAAGATAAAAAGAGTGCACATaacaaattaaattataaaaccTTCCCAACAGAGTATTCTTTTCATTCCTGCATATCCAATGGCCATAAATCTTGCCATACAGAGATCAGGCCAAATGAAAAAATTCTTGCACTCCTTTCCAAACACTTGCTTACCATTTGGCATCACCAGGCATGCTCTCTCACACTTCAATGATCTATTCTACCCAAGCCACCAAGTAGAGAGATCATTCCTCTCGCTTTCTAATGTCCATTAAGTAACAAGGCAATCCTAACCCAAGATATAATGGtgactcactctctctctctctctctctctataatggtgactctctctctttcacacacACAAAAACAGCTACAAATCTTTGAGTAgctaaattaatatattaaataatgacTAAAAActaaacatttctaaaaaataTTCATACATGGCAAGGAAGCTGGTTAAAAAGAACTGCAGCATTCTTTTAGGGTATATTCGAACCAGTAACAGGAAGGACAGAATTCTCTGTTTTTTTTCCATCTAAGAGGTGAAAGCATAATACATTTCCACTTGAATAAATTCACAAACAAGAATTTAATATTAGAAATTAGAGTCTTCTTAATATTTCCAACAGATTTCAGtaacaaatatatatttatctaaaaCATTGCAAGGTAAAAATTGTTTCTCCTGACGCCAAATAATGCCTTCTAATCCAATCGCACAGTTGATGATCCATCATAAAATCCACTCTGAAGAAGCTACAGATGCAGGCTCCAAAGAGAATCAGCCATGAGGGGAAGAAATGACAGAGAACATTGACAGAAGCCTCTAGATATGTTAATTTACCATGCTAATTTCTACTTGCCTCCATGCATACTAAAACCCTTCGTCTCAATGTCTCCCATGTGAAGTTGGCAGTGTAGGACTTCACAAGCTCATTAATACTGCCAAAAAATTAGGCATAAAGTGGCGAATAATTTGCTGTAAGAACACTGATTTATTTTCATGGTAACAGAACTTAGCTTTGGCTGTTTAGTGAAATTGATATATGCACGAATTTTCTAAACGAAATTGCAGTGGTTTATGTAAATAAtaggtttatttaattttcactgAGGTTAGTTTAGGTAAACACATCATGGCTCAATTCTAGCTAGTAGCTGCAGAGGCTTCATGTCTTAAATTTCCAATTACAACAGCCTTGGGAGACATTTCATCATGCACATCATATTTCCAAGAATATTGTTGCACTGTGCGTTTATATTTTTTATGAGCATGTTCCTGCaagtaatattttcaaattcaatTCCAATTTATTTGAGTCATGTGTGCAATTCTttcttaaataatattaaatttaggTATGTTTTGGCAAATCATTATGTTTGAAAAAGATTTAATCAGATTGGAACATTAGAGAAATGTATTCAATTGTCAATTTGGGGTTTGAGTCTTGGCAAGTTGGTGCTAGTTAAATAAGTAAATGGTTATGGTGGTTCACCTTAGACGTTAATTCTTTCTGGGACAAAGTAATAAAATGTAAATTTGGCCTGTAGGTGAATGGTTTGAGGACAAATGTGGGTAAAAGAGGCTttcttaaataatattaaatttaggTATGTTTTGGCAAATCATTATGTTTGAAAAAGATTTATCAGATTGGAACATTAAAGAAATGTATTCAATTGTCAATTTGGGGTTTGAGTCTTGGTAAGTTGGTGTTAGTTAAATAAGTTAATGATTATGGCAGTTCATAGTAGTTAGAGGCGCAAGGCGAGCCGAGGtgcaaagggtctttgaagccgaggTGCGAGGCACGAGGCGAAGCGCGcgcctcatgaaggtgaggcacacaattattaaaatggtgtaaaatgtctatttgaacatatgaatatctagtaatattagaatttaaaatgccaaaacattcaattacaaaattgaaaatttaataaaattgctaGTACGAAGCCCAAAAgtatcaacaattcaacatagttcaacataaaaagaaaagagtacaaatcaaaaaatagtagctaaatttcaataaaaagaataaatattatgtactagttataatttataaactcacattaattaaactaaatttaacaaattaaaaaatagtagctaaatttcagtaaaaagaataaatattatgtattagttataatttataaacttgcattaattaaactaaatatttaattagtaattacatataaagaagaagaagaaaaagagcagccaaatttcaataaaaagaataaatattatgtactAGTTATAATTTAttaacttacattaattaaactaaatattacaaattcaaaaacagtagctaaatttcagtaaaaagaataaatattatgtattagttataatttacaagcttagattaattaaagaaaatatttaatttataagcttacatataaagaagaagaaaaagagaagcagcaCGCAGCACGCAACAagcaggcagcaggaagaagaagaagaagaagaagaactcacGAGGGATCCTGCTGGTTCGAAACGAAGTCGCGaagggtcgtgcttcttcaaaatgtcgaagatgaactcacgatcctggttcgAAGCTCGAAGACAAAGTCGCGAAGGCTTCcagctggttcgaaggctcgcagACGAGCTCACATTGCTGGTTTGAAGGATAgcgaaggctcctgctggttcgaatgtGCAAGATGAACTCGCGAAGGGCTTCGAAGGGCCGAGAGGGGCTAGGGCTATGTTCATTCGAGTCGAATGAGAGCTACGGGTCTGGCTTTGGCTATTTCTCTCctttaaatgactaaaaattcacaAAGCGCAACTCACTGCGCCTGTCGCCACAGTGCGCCTCGTCTCGCCtagtgtcacgggctaagcttgttcagggcattatgcttgcctatgaccgcttatctcgtgtgtttgggatgggtttccatcatgtaaatactagtgtagggttattttctagtatttctttcattgtaagccaaataaggcagtatgactcctcggtcactttgatgtttcctagtgctagagtgagaatggcctagaaagctctttaggggagggtgagtgttcatcaatcattgtaaaactcactagcaattgtcaatgtgcttagcctacttgcctccctcgctaagtacaacatgtcaacggaggatttgttaatgaattacgtttgcttcaatatttactgcttggttgccacggctttcatgaattgattattatttccgctgctatctgattgaatgttaatgaaagtgcttcgtggatgaatgttggtaaacaaaaggctggctagttaagcaagagtgctttagctagcgccgcacggcccttcacaacggtgtgaaaaaggcggaccgtgacatttggtatcagagcccaagtcggtgacacttggtgagagcccaaggttgagttgctacgtgaattcgattgccttcgttgttgggtttggaaagctttggtaagtgaccatggcaccaaacaatgctgagaggatcagcgtgctagaagcacaggttgaagagtcaaccaacactatggccgcggaggtggcccagatgagagaactagttgatgaagtgaggggatcacaaaaacatcaagcaggtttgataggcgacatgtcagaggactttcgccacactgtggaaactttgcaagcccggatggcagatctggatgcaaagatgaatgtgatggttcttgctatggggaactccaacactccgggagttagcaagaccaaggtgccagaacctaggacgtatgggggtgcccgagatgccaaggagttagagaacttcttgtttgatggagcagtactttcgcgttgtgaggatggcctcagaacaggcaaaggtggatactgcgaccatgtacttggttggtgatgccaaactgtggtggcgtaccaagtacagagaaattgaaaatggaagctgtgtgattgatagttgggcagacttgaggagagagctcaaggcccaattctttcctgaaaatgttgagtataatgcaaggagaaaactgagagatctcaagcatacggggtcaatcagtgactatgtgaaacaattttctgctttaatgttggatattcgggatatgtcagagaaggacaagttgttctattttcttgaggggatgaaaccgtgggcaagaactgaacttcatagacaaagggttcaagacttgtcaactgcacaagcggctgcagaacgcttgacagactactctggtgatgagaccacttcgtccaaacggtttggcggagagggaaacggtggaaagtctttcaagaatggcaaacccaagagtgggggagccaaccctaattcatcaacctcacaggaagcttcgtcgtctcgagggttcaacacacccaatggaaaggggaagagtaaaattgagtgtttcttgtatCGAGGTCCTCAtcgagtttttgagtgccctcacaaagcatcacttaatgccttacaggcttctatTGCAGAAccggcagtggaagacgatggggaagaggatgatgccccgagggtgggttcagtgcggttggtgaacgcattggaaaagcaggcaaaaacaccgaaagttacacgagcaaaagggttaatgtttgtggacttgaggataaatgggaagagtactcgcgctatggtggatacgggagctactcataattttgtttcgcagttggaagcaggaagactcaacttatccttagagaaggatacaggacgcgtgaaagcagttaactctgtagcccagcctactctgggagtagctaAGCAAGTGGtgataaagcttggacagtgggaaggtcatgcgaatttcacagcggtgccattggatgactatccagtcattctaggaatggagttcctaatggggacgagggcagtgctgatgccttcggctggttccctgtgtctgatgggagatcactcgtgcatggtgcaagtcgttgcaacgaaaggagacgaaggaaagtccctttcagccatacaactcaatgaaggattgggtcagggtgagcagacacgtctagccacggtggtggtagacaaagaagtagcccaagagctggagcctacgaccatccaagcggtgttggatgaggataaggaggtgttgccggataagctgcctcaaaatttgccttcacgacggactgtggagcaagagatcgagttgttatcaggagtgaaaccacctgctaaaaggccatgttggattgcgcctagagggatagtagagttggggaaacagcttgatgaagtggaagcgggatgtgttcgcccttccaaaacaccgttgggagtatcggtgtcgtttcagaggaaacatgaagagcatctacggaaggtgttcgacaggctgaagggaaacagtctgaatatgaagaaggagaatttctctttcgctcggcggagcaacaaattccttggtcaagccgttgaacaaggtcgtatccggaggggtatggagaaggtaaggatgattcaagaatggaagatccccacaacagtgaaggagttgcgttcctttcttggccttactagttactgcaggaagttcgttaaggggtattcgcggagaatgactccaatgacaggactactgggaaggtattattggccgcacacgcgggatgatgtggttaattataccaaaacttgtctcacttgccaaccagacaagggggagcggaagaagtatggtactttcatggccgcaccaaagtactgctcggcagaggggacgacacaattgttccatgcgactattgtgaaacattggggtgttccccaaattattatttgtgaccaagatctaatgttcactgacaacttcttaacagagtttttcaggatattcaggtcacaccttgacatctcttcgagttatcatcgacagacagacgaaccgatgaagagattcagagagctgctagatgagtacttgtgccattttgtcaacgacaaccagaagaatggcgtgcaactacttgatgtggctccattctgtggcaacgcccaaaggcgctcaataaccaaaaagagcccttttgagcttgttatagaccAGCTGCCGctattacctcacacagtgggcgagccgtacagacaaaagagtcctaaggcgtacatcttcaccagtgaagggagacagaatgcagactttgcccaagcctatctggagaaagcttctaagcagatgaagaaatgGGCAGAACAGGAGAgaaaaccgcaatttcatgtcaattgcttcaagccattcaacgccaacactaAAGGCctaagcagaagtcagtcaaacagcgcagagttgaagacagtgccacCTGACaaacatgatgttgaagagatccttgcagacagaaagttcatatcctcaaggaagaagcggcagaagttcctagtggaatggaaatgccttaatgacaaagaaatcagctggatttctgcggaagatattcaactgttcgtggacaaatttgaagtgtacctaccgccaaaagtctacaaggacgtcgaccgcataagtgggggagaatgtcacgggctaagcttgttcagggcattatgcttgcctatgactgcttatctcgtgtgtttgggatgggtttccatcatgtaaatactagtgtagggttattttctagtatttctttcattgtaagccaaataaggcagtatgactcctcggtcactttgatgtttcctagtgctagagtgagaatggcctagaaagctctttaggggagggtgagtgttcatcaatcattgtaaaactcactagcaattgtcaatgtgcttagcctacttgcctccctcgctaagtacaacatgtcaacggaggatttgttaatgaattacgtttgcttcaatatttactgcttggttgccacggctttcatgaattgattattatttccgctgctatctgattgaatgttaatgaaagtgcttcgtggatgaatgttggtaaacaaaaggctggctagttaagcaagagtgctttagctagcgccgcacggcccttcacaacggtgtgaaaaaggcggaccgtgacacctAGCATCGCAtcttgcaggtcgcctcgcctcACTTGGTttgaggtgcaggcctcttcgCTTCACTGTGCCTTGCGCCTgaggcgcgcttttaactactatgtgGTGGTTCACCTTAGAAGTTAATTCTTTCTGGCACAAAGTAATAAAATGTAAATTTGGCCTGTAGATGAATGGTTAAGGACATATGTGGGTAAAAGAGGCTTTTTTGAGAGCCCTTGGAGGCTTACTTCACTGATCTACAATTTTCCATCCTATCAAATATAAATTGGGTGATGGTACTCAAATTTCCCTTCAGGAGGATGTCTGGTGGAGTGACACTATGTCATATATATTTCTTCTCCTCATCTCTTGTTCCAAGTTACATAAGGCTATTTCATCTTCTATGATCTCTAATGGAAATAATCTCTTGGTATTaccattttcataaaatctagaAGATAATGAGGTGGATGAGcttgcttttatttttttgtcgGGGGATCGTCATCCTTCCATTGAAGGATTGTTCAGGTGTGGGATTTGAATTCATTAGGGCTGTTTtcttgtagaaaaaaaaaattgatcatttgattagaTTTAGTGTCTTTTCTAATTCATCACAGTATCAAGAAATCCAAAGCCCCCTTCAATATTAAGGCATTCATTTGGTTGGCTGTTACTTAAAACCTGCAATCTGCTGCATAGTAGGGAAGCCTCCGAAGGCATTATTCCATGCTGTGTGTACTTTATCTTGATAGCATAGTCTGGTTCCCATCTTTTCCTACACTGTTCATTTACTCGGGGCGTATGCAATAAATAGTTTGGATTATTCACAGAGATTCAGTTTGTTCAGAGTCGTTGGAATGTTTTCAGGCTATTTCCTTTAGAGGGTTTGGCAGGAGTAAAGATGCAATTAATTGGTGAAGATATGCCATTTATGCAGTTGTGGGGGATTCAGTTGAAACAGACTTTGCTCTGTGAAAAGGATATGACATATGGCTCTGCTATGGGCTTTTGCATCTGATTGTTTTATGTGTTTTTCGAATCTTCAGAGGGATTATTAGGCATTATAAAGTTgaccttattttcttttttttgtttaattgaCAAAAAATAGAAATGGTAGAGCTCTTTGGAGTGCAACATTTTTGCCAGTTTTTGCTATTCTTTGGACTTTGTGGGGCgaggaatgctagaattttcaaAGGTCACACAACCTGTTCACAGATTTTATCAGATAGTGATTATCCTCACTACCACATTTTGAAAGTGCTGTAAGATTCTCAAACCAGCATGGAGAGCTGAAACAAATTTCTTGTTCTCACTTCTTAGTTCTTACAATTTCTTCTTCTCGTTTCATGCCTGATTGTGACATCTTTATAGTGAGCTTTTGAACTGAGGGTTGTTTCTCAAATCCCACTTCATTCTAAAACCTTTATAGTAATATTTTGAGCTCGAGGATGTCCTGTAACTTCTTGCGAGTTATTAGGTAGAGAGATGCTCTTTCATTCTAAAGGTCAAGAACTCCAAGTGCATGATAGTTTATTAGGGTCAGGAACCCACTGTTGATGAAAGATTGTAGAGATTGAGAATCCATATGTAGTGCAAACAGCGTGCAGCGTAATTATTTTGTGAGAGTTCACAACCCAAGCAAACTCCGCAAAATGAATATAAGCCTACTCGTGGTAAAACCACTATAAAATTGAAGTTACCACTCTCCCTCTTTGAATTCTCACTAATATTGTTTGATAATCTGATCATTGAAGGCTAATTGCTTCAATTTGATAGTCATTTAGAATAAGTTTTGAATGCACACATTCAACCCCTGCTCCCACCACCCATGGGTGCCCATGGGCTAACATGGTTGGCAGATTCTGTTTCTTTGAAAAAAACAGGGGTTCACAAAAGAAATTAACAAAGAAGTTAATCATGAAAACTAAGAGAAGAAACAAACaatttcctttacaaaagctacACCAGAAGAACATGATGCACCAAAGGAATAATGTACTTCTGTGTGCAAAATATACTGTTAACTCTAAACGACCAAATAATCAAAGCATAAACTCATTATACATTTAGTCGAAAAGTCTCCAGCTGAAACTTATGATGCATCTACTGAGTACCTTGTTTAAAATGTCAAACAAAAAGGATTACCTTTTCCGAGGACTGCGGCTTCTTGACCTGCCTCTACTTTTCGGAAAAGATTCAATTATCCTCCCTTTGTGACTGAAATATGAACAACATTCCTCAATTGAAATATCGAACCAGCAAAAAGGCAACAGTATCAAACATTTTCGTCATGCAACTAACCATGACATAATTAAATTAGCATTTAATATAGAGggcaaaaaaataccaaaatcaCTGAGAACAAAAATGGTAACATCAACATGCAtctgaaaaaaaattgaaattattaaCATCTTATTTTCTGAAAATAATGGTAATGAATGCATCATTGAGTAACAATTCCCAAAACCAACCATGTTTACTTCCATTGTGTTCATTTCAAAAGATCATCTTGTTATCATGTAAAATTGAAATGCATGCATCCCATTATGGATCCAAGAAGGTGCATAGAAGATTCTCGGAACAAATATCTAAATGTTGGTAAAAATGAACTCCAAACTCACATTCTCTCTGCATTCGGTCCATATTTCGCAAACTGGACTGTAATTTCTCTTCCATCAACAGTTCTACCTGTAATGACAAAACTGTCAGATTACTCGCTGACAAAAACCCCTACATGGGTACTTACAGTATCCTACTACTTACCATCAAGCCTCTCCACAGCCTTCTGTGCTTCATCCGCATACTTGTAACGAACAAATGCAAATCCTCGTGACTCGCCAGTTCTACACCACCCAAAAAAAGTAAACAGACGAAAaacaaaatattaaccaaacaaaaGCGCTTCAAAACCAAAAGTCAACTCAACATCAATTACAAATTCCCATAAAGAGGTCGAATCCCAGCTTGACTGCCAAAAACTTTTTGATAACTCTGAAGAAAGTATGGGGGtaaaaacttaaatttaaacatagaaaaactaaaaatttacttctgcaaacaaaaaaataaaataaaaacttatgTAAGCATTATTCATTT from Malania oleifera isolate guangnan ecotype guangnan chromosome 9, ASM2987363v1, whole genome shotgun sequence carries:
- the LOC131163804 gene encoding serine/arginine-rich splicing factor SC35 isoform X5, whose amino-acid sequence is MSHFGRSGPPDISDTYSLLVLNITFRTTADDLFPLFDKYGKVVDIFIPRDRRTGESRGFAFVRYKYADEAQKAVERLDGRTVDGREITVQFAKYGPNAERIHKGRIIESFPKSRGRSRSRSPRKSFRHRDDYKDRDYYRKRSRSRSYDRYDRDRYRGRERDYRHRSRSRSVSPEYYRGRGRGRLDDERRSRRSPSFESPRRSLSPRRTPSPSRGESPDIRGRNDRSPTPTRSVSPRGDPADSRSPSPRNSDVDE
- the LOC131163804 gene encoding serine/arginine-rich splicing factor SC35 isoform X1; its protein translation is MSHFGRSGPPDISDTYSLLVLNITFRTTADDLFPLFDKYGKVVDIFIPRDRRTGESRGFAFVRYKYADEAQKAVERLDGRTVDGREITVQFAKYGPNAERIHKGRIIESFPKSRGRSRSRSPRKSFRHRDDYKDRDYYRKRSRSRSYDRYDRDRYRGRERDYRHRSRSRSVSPEYYRGRGRGRLDDERRSRRSPSFESASPARRSHSPRRSLSPRRTPSPSRGESPDIRGRNDRSPTPTRSVSPRGDPADSRSPSPRNSDVDE
- the LOC131163804 gene encoding serine/arginine-rich splicing factor SC35 isoform X2, producing the protein MSHFGRSGPPDISDTYSLLVLNITFRTTADDLFPLFDKYGKVVDIFIPRDRRTGESRGFAFVRYKYADEAQKAVERLDGRTVDGREITVQFAKYGPNAERIHKGRIIESFPKSRGRSRSRSPRKRHRDDYKDRDYYRKRSRSRSYDRYDRDRYRGRERDYRHRSRSRSVSPEYYRGRGRGRLDDERRSRRSPSFESASPARRSHSPRRSLSPRRTPSPSRGESPDIRGRNDRSPTPTRSVSPRGDPADSRSPSPRNSDVDE
- the LOC131163804 gene encoding serine/arginine-rich splicing factor SC35 isoform X6: MSHFGRSGPPDISDTYSLLVLNITFRTTADDLFPLFDKYGKVVDIFIPRDRRTGESRGFAFVRYKYADEAQKAVERLDGRTVDGREITVQFAKYGPNAERIHKGRIIESFPKSRGRSRSRSPRKRHRDDYKDRDYYRKRSRSRSYDRYDRDRYRGRERDYRHRSRSRSVSPEYYRGRGRGRLDDERRSRRSPSFESPRRSLSPRRTPSPSRGESPDIRGRNDRSPTPTRSVSPRGDPADSRSPSPRNSDVDE
- the LOC131163804 gene encoding serine/arginine-rich splicing factor SC35 isoform X4, with product MSHFGRSGPPDISDTYSLLVLNITFRTTADDLFPLFDKYGKVVDIFIPRDRRTGESRGFAFVRYKYADEAQKAVERLDGRTVDGREITVQFAKYGPNAERIHKGRIIESFPKSRGRSRSRSPRKRHRDDYKDRDYYRKRSRSRSYDRYDRDRYRGRERDYRHRSRSRSVSPEYYRGRGRGRLDDERRSRRSPSFESHSPRRSLSPRRTPSPSRGESPDIRGRNDRSPTPTRSVSPRGDPADSRSPSPRNSDVDE
- the LOC131163804 gene encoding serine/arginine-rich splicing factor SC35 isoform X3 encodes the protein MSHFGRSGPPDISDTYSLLVLNITFRTTADDLFPLFDKYGKVVDIFIPRDRRTGESRGFAFVRYKYADEAQKAVERLDGRTVDGREITVQFAKYGPNAERIHKGRIIESFPKSRGRSRSRSPRKSFRHRDDYKDRDYYRKRSRSRSYDRYDRDRYRGRERDYRHRSRSRSVSPEYYRGRGRGRLDDERRSRRSPSFESHSPRRSLSPRRTPSPSRGESPDIRGRNDRSPTPTRSVSPRGDPADSRSPSPRNSDVDE